Genomic window (Ananas comosus cultivar F153 linkage group 1, ASM154086v1, whole genome shotgun sequence):
CATGAATATCGCAAAACAGCTGGACAGACGACTAATATAGGACCTTCATCCTGGAAGCAACATGCTATAGCAATTGCCTGCAACAAAACATTAGAAAATTCTGGAAATCTGATTTCAAATGTAACTATATAGTATTAACCGAAACTAGAGGATTTCAAGATTATCAGAACTTGCATCTTGATAGTAACTCAAATTATACATTGATGATTTCATATAGCAATCAACAACAAACGAATTATCCACCTGTCTTCTCCAGATATATGCTATCGATAACCCAAATGAAGTAGAGGTTCCATTTCCAAATTCGTGTTTTTACAGAATTCACCTGAAGAGTCTTTCCAAGTCCCATCTCGTCTGCAATAAGGCAGCGCCCGCCCCTCCGCAGGCCAAACTTTATGCCTTCGAGTTGAAACGGGAGAAGGGCATCTCTCAACGACTTAGGTAGCTTCCCTAGGAGCTCGTCAACTTGTTCCTCAGAATAATGGCCCTCCATCAAAGGGGCCCAGTGATCACCAACAACTTGCGAGAACTTGTGAACGACCACGCGTGTAGTGTACGGTATGTCTTGCGATTGAATGCAGGGGACCTTCTTTAGGCATTTCAAGACCGAGTCGTAATCCGAAAGCTTAAAGATGGAAGACAGCCGACCAGTCTGACTTTGCATCAGGGAAAACGGTACAACCTAATAATGTATCAAAACGAACTACATTCCATAAGTAACCAAATTTACATAGAATCTTCTAAAGGAAAGGATCAGTATGGTATGATAATTTCTTGCTTAAAAACGAAGTTTTTTCTGCCGAAACACATAACACTCAGACCCATAATCAAAAACGTTTCTTCCAAGAACGCATATAAgaagtaaataaatttaaagaggAGCACATAGATGAATTGCTGGATAAGAAGGGGAGGCCACAAGAACGAACCGATAAGAGGCAATTCTCGATGATCCGAAGGCACTCGCTTTCTCCGGGAAATGGCGCGCCCTCCAACGGTTCCGGAGATACGGAGAACTCGTCCGAAGAGCAGATCTCGAGGACGGCGCGGAACCGAGGACTCGGCgtcggtggcggcggtggcggcggcggcggcggggcggaTTGCGACGATGCGGATGCAGAGATGCTCCGGCATTTGGAGAGCCTCCACGCCTCGGCCTCGCCGAGCTCCGCCGTGCGCTTCCGCTTCTCCAGGGCCGCGAGGCGGTTCGCCTCCGCCCTCCGCCGCTGCTCCTCGGTGACCTCCATCATTGATTACGACGCCGAGGAGGCGAAGGATGGGGGAAGGTACGACGATCGCAAAAGCGtggagggttagggttagggttagggttaggttggGGATGAGGAAGTGGGATGGTTATTAGAGTTttaggaggagagagagagagagagggagagagagagagagagagagatagagaatggGAGGGATTGGAGAGAAAAGGCGGGCGAGGCGAAGTGCATAGCATCGCGAGTTACAAACACTACTACGAGAAATGTATGgactaaatttaaacttttaacgTTTTCTGAAAATGACCATTTGaagctttaaaaaattttcaattttctatgTACGCTTTCAcattatttgatttaatttttttaaaaactattgcCCACACACCTAACGTATCCAAATATTGCTACATGCCTACGTCACgtttttttttcgttgttaatatgattttttaaaaaagaaatgctATGTGTACATGAAAAATAGACGGTAAATTTTACACCCATTTACAcatgtttttaatattaaaaaagattaataatactggtataataatattatatccTGAATGATTAGAGTATAAGATTTATATTCAGTTTTTTAGATTTACAAATATCATtgctttataaaatattataagcaATTTAATAATGATGACATAATAATCAGATTAAACGTAACTCAGATAAAAACGTGATGTAAGATTGTATAGATGCACTAGTAggtgtagaaaaaaaattaaagccataaaatgaatcaaatcaaataaattaaaaaattagagagtagaactaaatttttttaggtAATTACTACTTAATGGTTCAAAGTTTAGATTAGTTTCATATGTTTTtatgagaaaataaataaataaataatttcttcttttaaaGAGAAATACTCTGTGAACTAGTTTGATATGTTAccaaatttatatgttatttttgaAATGTATGTACGAATCAATCAAAGTTCTTCATTTTGAAAACAGtagcatattatttttcttgTGAAATTAATACTAGTTTATGTATTTTTCACTTCAAGAACATTAGCCACTCCTGTTTCGCTTTCATTTTTATTCCATAAGGAGTTATTTGGTTCCTgaaaaaagtgtgaaataagaaatttcaagaaaaaatgttcatcaaaatttcttttttgagaTGGAATTACATGGTCCATACACATCATCTAATAAAAAGGGAAATTGCGAAGAAATAAACAAATCATCAAAATTGTTCCATTAATAAAACACTAAACTCCAATTAAACCAATAATGAAGATAAAGTCAACCAGTAAAGAACCAAAACACAAAGCTCCACATTACAAACTAGCATGAATAATAATGCATATCTCACTTACATCATCCATGCACACATAAAATGCGCCTAATATTACCAAATTTGCCTTTCCTTGGAAAGGAAAACTCTATGTGAAAATCTCTCTAACAAGCCAATCAAGGCTAGGATATGcgaaatataatattagaaaGGACGGCAAAGCGAACAGGACGGTCACTAGGATGTACAAGACTAGAACTGCAGCACTCGCGGGAATTGCATATAAGACTATGAGGAGGAAGATGATTACAAGCGGGAACTTCGCGGTCAAGTGAACTAAGAACGCCAGCGACTTGCGAAAGGAAGCTTGAATCCTCTCTCCGTTGAAGAGATTTCCGACGAGGTCCACACGGCGTCCGTTGGAGTCGGAGGTTCCTGCATGTGAAGCTCTTTGGGCTTGATTGAAGTACCCAGTGCTTCCAAGGGTCGTACGGGCATTAGAAGGCCACGCGGGATGGTGGTCGCCGCGAATCGATGGCTGGGATTTTGCCCGCTCGCCATTCATCCCCTCGACCATCCAGAGAAGGAAGTAGTTCTTGCGAGGGAAGGTTAGATTGCCTTTGTAAACAAAGCGGAACGACAAGATGTTGCACCATGGGCAGGAAATGAAGAAAGGAAGCTGGAGGGGTACTGTCGGGAACTTGATTACAGCCCATTGAAGCCCTAAGATGCAATTCTTGCACATGGTGTGGCCACACCATAAGACATACGGCACGTTCTCGACAATGTTAAAGGATTCCCAGCATATTGGGCATTCGAGGCCTTCTTCTCGGCTGGCACACGAAGAACAGTCATCGTCGGAGCAGTCGGGGTTAGCAGTGCAGCACTTTTTTGAAATCAGCTTTTTCCCTAAGCTTCCCGCAATGGCATTTGATGCAAAGTTCCACATTCTGATTGTGGAAGGAGTGGCAGTTTAGGATAGAAGCATTTCCTTTTTGCACTTGGATTGATGAAAGACAAATAGGTGTAAGCTGGAAGAGAGATTCCCTTGACGCCAAACCTGAATCAGCAGAAGTGTAATATACATGTCACTGGCACAGCATGTTTAACATGCATAGAATATGCAATATATAGTTTTTCAGTATGCAAGGAGGATATCGGGATCAGCTACTCTACATTTGATATTGAAACTAGAAAAAGGCAGATAACCAGAGTGTTGATATCAGCAGATGACATGAAACTGCAAGTACAAGGACTACATATGGTGAAGCAGGTGAGTTATTACGACTTCATGTTATTAAATTCTTGATTTGTAAATAAGAAGAAAACAGAGATGGACAGAATTACCATAAACAATCATTAtaacacaacatgaaaccgataTTAATGACCGGAACCCAAACAAATTGGCAAACACTCGTCTGATGACCAAACCAGCGCTCAATAACGCACGATAAGCCCTCAGAAAAGCACATTTGTCTTTCCCACCACTCAATAACGCTTGTGTAATGACCAAAACAGTCTACTTGGAAATTCGAATGACGGGTCTTTACTAACATAGTCCAAAGTACTCGAGCTCAACTCACTAATACTAGCTACCCTATCATGTATCCTCATTCTAAACACGACAAACTCTCCCGATTCAAACCTCGACATCCTTATACTCACGTCGACACATGTCACATTCTTTCCCTGGTACACATTTGAGTAACGGACTCCAAAGATGTGTGGGCAACTACTTTGCGAGCATTCTCAACCGAACGAAAGCAACATCTATAACGCTTAATTAGGTAATCCACATGATAGAACCTTACAGAATGGATCCGATTCGATTGCTATCATTACTTTAGTAGTTTATTACCACTAACAATAAGTGAAACTAATAGACctttttattagtttattaCCAGTTATTTTAGCTTCAGCATTCTTCACATACATTGATGCTAAAATCAAGTATCCCTCCAGATGACCAGTATAATGTATTAGACATAGCAAGACATGGCAAAACAGACATCTTTtccaccaaaaaataaaatacatgaaAGAATTCTACAAAAATTGCAGCATATTAAGTCTTAAAAAATTGAGTTATCATACGCTACATCCACTCAATAAACACTAAGAGATCAATAGCAAATATAGACTCTATAATCAAAAACCAGTTGAGTAAACGGATACTAAATTGATCTAAACCCTGGGAACCAATTAAAAACCCTTAAAACAATCAAAATCACGCAGATTGAAAGGTTAATTCACTAATTAACACTACGAGATCTCTCCTCCGCGTCAACTTAACCTAATCGCTACAAACACTCCCAAAATCGATATTAAAtatcagaaaaaagaaaattctaattcCACATGTAGATCTGATGAAGGAGAGCAAATCTCACCATCAACCATCGGGAACGAAGAGATCTGTGTAGCAGGAGAAGGATCGCGGAGAAGAGTCTTCGAGATCGAAACCCACCtccatttctctctcctctctccctctctgtctctctctctctcctcttgtCGCTATCGCTCGCTCTCAAATCCACGGGGGAGAGGAGACCTCTTGAATCGACTTGAGAGAACCCCTTTTAACATGGCCCACGAAAGTGTAAAATTACGATATTGGGTTCGCAATATAGAataattaccaaaatgccctgTCAACTCACCGCATCATACGCCGTTAAAAACGAAAACGAGCAGTGCCGTCTGATTGGGATCGGACGGTCGAGAAATCACAGGTGTTAAGGACCGTAAACGGAATGCGgatttcatccaaatatataatgtacaaaatcaaaattgaaCCATCCAAATCTAATTGCGTAAACTTATTTACTTTGGTAAcggatatattaaaaatatcatatcaaATTAGAATAGTGGGGTTTGATTTTGTTTGGATATGTCTAATCTAAACAGATTGgataaagtaaaatatattttatttaataacaaATTATTTGCAACAATACATATTCGATTACATAAATAGAGTGGATATTGTTTAGTTATTCACGTAGATCTACTCTAGTTTGTTGACATGACACGGATCACATCATCATTCTCAAAGTTTCAATTCTATCAATTTAGCTACgaaagtttgatttgattttgattttctcTTGGCAGTTTCGAGTGTAACAATTTAGTTGCATTTCAATCTCGCcttcaagttcaaatttcaatttgaataagCAAAGTTTTTTAACAAACTGGtgtggtggtttttttttttttttttactccagGCGATTAATTAAAGTTCCAACACTAAATCCGAAATAAAATGGCAGGAAAAGAAAGGGTAGGTTCAACGGAATCAAACGACTgtatgagagagaaagagagagagagataggtagcacgctacccgcttcgtttattttatttagaaataaacttagctgaaaatataaaacaactaggattcaaacttgggatctcagataccaaccaccaagccctttgccagtTGCCTTTTGCCATACTAAATTGTTACAGTTAACTCTGCAAAGATGAAATGGAAACAATGGGAAAAGCTTATGATTAATTAGAAGGataaattgcacgtttggtcctcaaa
Coding sequences:
- the LOC109721651 gene encoding uncharacterized protein LOC109721651; this encodes MWNFASNAIAGSLGKKLISKKCCTANPDCSDDDCSSCASREEGLECPICWESFNIVENVPYVLWCGHTMCKNCILGLQWAVIKFPTVPLQLPFFISCPWCNILSFRFVYKGNLTFPRKNYFLLWMVEGMNGERAKSQPSIRGDHHPAWPSNARTTLGSTGYFNQAQRASHAGTSDSNGRRVDLVGNLFNGERIQASFRKSLAFLVHLTAKFPLVIIFLLIVLYAIPASAAVLVLYILVTVLFALPSFLILYFAYPSLDWLVREIFT